In the genome of Panthera uncia isolate 11264 chromosome B3 unlocalized genomic scaffold, Puncia_PCG_1.0 HiC_scaffold_1, whole genome shotgun sequence, one region contains:
- the LGALS3 gene encoding galectin-3, whose translation MADSFSLNDALSGSGNPNPQGWPAAWGNQPAGAGGYPGAAYPGAYPGQAPPGTYPGQAPPGTYPGQAPPGAYPGQAPPGAYPGQVPPGAYPGPTAPAYPAPTAPGAHPGQPSGPGVYPPPGQPSAPGAYPAAGPFGVPAGPLTVPYDLPLPGGVMPRMLITILGTVKPNANRLALDFKRGNDVAFHFNPRFNEDNKRVIVCNTKLENLWGKEERQSTFPFESGKPFKIQVLVESDHFKVAVNDAHLLQYNHRMKNLHEISKLGISGDIDLTSASHTMI comes from the exons ATGGCAGACAGTTTTTCA CTTAATGATGCTTTGTCTGGATCTGGAAACCCAAACCCTCAAGGATGGCCTGCCGCATGGGGAAACCAACCTGCTGGGGCAGGGGGCTACCCAGGGGCCGCCTATCCTGGTGCCTACCCTGGACAGGCACCTCCAGGCACCTACCCTGGACAGGCACCTCCAGGCACCTACCCTGGACAGGCGCCTCCAGGAGCCTACCCTGGACAGGCGCCTCCAGGAGCCTACCCTGGACAGGTGCCTCCAGGAGCCTACCCTGGCCCCACAGCACCTGCTTATCCTGCACCAACTGCACCAGGAGCCCACCCTGGGCAACCAAGTGGGCCTGGGGTCTACCCTCCTCCTGGACAGCCAAGTGCTCCTGGAGCCTACCCTGCTGCTGGCCCCTTTGGCGTCCCTGCTGGACCACTG ACTGTGCCTTATGACCTGCCTTTGCCTGGAGGAGTCATGCCTCGCATGCTGATAACAATTCTGGGCACCGTAAAGCCCAATGCAAACAG ACTTGCTTTAGATTTCAAGAGAGGGAATGATGTTGCTTTCCACTTTAACCCACGCTTCAATGAGGACAACAAGAGAGTCATTGTTTGCAATACAAAGCTGGAGAATTtatggggaaaggaagaaagacaatcaACTTTTCCATTTGAAAGTGGTAAACCATTCAAA ATACAAGTGCTGGTTGAATCTGACCACTTCAAGGTTGCGGTCAATGATGCTCACTTGTTGCAGTACAATCATCGGATGAAAAATCTCCACGAAATCAGCAAACTGGGAATTTCTGGTGACATAGATCTCACCAGTGCTTCACACACAATGATATAA